In Halobacterium sp. R2-5, the following are encoded in one genomic region:
- the lrp gene encoding HTH-type transcriptional regulator Lrp: MTYENLDAHLVNELLADGRASLRSLADELDVSVTTVSNHLKDLENEGVIEGYVPVVDYDQLGYDVTAIIQLKVEGGALPDITDRFRDHKQMVSVYEVTGDHDVIAVGKFNDTDDMNSLIKELLADADIKESNTSVVLNAAAEHEQFELDIDDE; this comes from the coding sequence ATGACGTACGAAAACCTCGACGCGCACCTCGTCAACGAACTTCTCGCGGACGGCCGCGCGAGCCTCCGTAGCCTCGCCGACGAGCTCGACGTATCCGTCACTACCGTCTCGAACCACCTCAAAGACCTGGAAAACGAGGGCGTCATCGAGGGGTACGTGCCCGTCGTCGACTACGACCAGCTCGGCTACGACGTCACCGCCATCATCCAGCTCAAGGTAGAGGGCGGCGCGCTCCCCGACATCACCGACCGCTTCCGCGACCACAAGCAGATGGTGTCCGTCTACGAGGTCACCGGCGACCACGACGTCATCGCCGTCGGGAAGTTCAATGACACCGACGACATGAACTCCCTCATCAAGGAACTGCTCGCGGACGCCGACATCAAGGAGTCCAACACGAGCGTCGTGCTGAACGCCGCGGCCGAACACGAGCAGTTCGAACTCGACATCGACGACGAGTAA
- the glnA gene encoding type I glutamate--ammonia ligase — protein sequence MTDGNPSEGLGPSEQAVLEKIDEQNIDFLRLQFTDILGTVKNVSIPASQAEKAFTDGIYFDGSSIEGFVRIQESDMRLVPDPDTFSVLPWRTREDEGSGGAARLICDVINTSTGEPFEGDPRYVLKQALDRAEEMGYTVNAAPEPEFFLFEEDEDGRATTNTNDAGGYFDLAPKDLASDVRRDIIYGLEDMGFEIEASHHEVAQGQHEINFEYDDALSTADNVGTFRTVVRAIAAQHDLHATFMPKPIPRINGSGMHTHISLFKDGENAFHDGDDEFDLSETAKQFTAGILEHAPALAAVTNPTVNSYKRLVPGYEAPVYVAWSDRNRSALIRKPAARVPAASRIEARFPDPSCNPYLALAALIHAGLDGIKKGLECPDPVRENIYEFDEQKREEYGIETLPSNLGEALDALEEDEVVQDALGEHVGEKFLEAKNSEYDDYRVDVSQWELDRYLEKF from the coding sequence ATGACGGACGGGAATCCTAGCGAGGGCCTCGGCCCGAGCGAGCAGGCGGTACTCGAAAAGATCGACGAACAGAACATCGACTTCCTCCGCCTCCAGTTCACGGACATCCTCGGCACCGTGAAGAACGTCTCGATCCCCGCGAGCCAGGCGGAGAAGGCGTTCACGGACGGCATCTACTTCGACGGCTCGTCCATCGAGGGCTTCGTCCGCATCCAGGAGTCGGACATGCGCCTCGTCCCCGACCCCGACACGTTCTCGGTGCTCCCGTGGCGCACCCGCGAGGACGAGGGCTCCGGCGGCGCCGCGCGCCTCATCTGCGACGTCATCAACACGTCGACCGGCGAGCCCTTCGAGGGCGACCCGCGGTACGTCCTCAAGCAGGCGCTCGACCGCGCCGAGGAGATGGGCTACACCGTCAACGCCGCGCCCGAACCCGAGTTCTTCCTCTTCGAGGAGGACGAGGATGGCCGCGCCACCACGAACACCAACGACGCCGGCGGGTACTTCGACCTCGCGCCGAAGGACCTCGCCAGCGACGTGCGCCGCGACATCATCTACGGCCTCGAAGACATGGGCTTCGAGATCGAGGCCTCCCACCACGAGGTCGCGCAGGGCCAGCACGAGATCAACTTCGAGTACGACGACGCCCTCTCGACGGCCGACAACGTCGGGACGTTCCGCACGGTCGTGCGCGCTATCGCGGCCCAGCACGACCTCCACGCGACGTTCATGCCTAAGCCCATCCCGCGCATCAACGGCTCCGGCATGCACACCCACATCTCGCTGTTCAAGGACGGCGAGAACGCGTTCCACGACGGCGACGACGAGTTCGACCTCTCGGAGACGGCCAAGCAGTTCACCGCCGGCATCCTCGAACACGCGCCCGCCCTCGCCGCGGTCACCAACCCGACCGTGAACTCCTACAAGCGCCTCGTCCCCGGCTACGAGGCGCCGGTGTACGTCGCGTGGTCGGACCGCAACCGCTCCGCGCTCATCCGGAAGCCGGCCGCGCGCGTGCCGGCCGCGAGCCGCATCGAGGCGCGCTTCCCCGACCCGTCCTGTAACCCGTACCTCGCGCTCGCGGCGCTCATCCACGCCGGCCTCGACGGCATCAAGAAGGGCCTGGAGTGCCCGGACCCGGTCCGCGAGAACATCTACGAGTTCGACGAGCAGAAGCGCGAGGAGTACGGCATCGAGACGCTCCCGTCGAACCTCGGCGAGGCCCTCGACGCCCTCGAGGAGGACGAAGTCGTCCAGGACGCCCTGGGCGAGCACGTCGGCGAGAAGTTCCTCGAAGCGAAGAACTCCGAGTACGACGACTACCGCGTCGACGTCTCTCAGTGGGAGCTCGACCGCTACCTCGAGAAGTTCTGA
- a CDS encoding phosphatase PAP2 family protein: MSLGGRDAGVTDALAGGLPDALVPVFVVLTYLGSTWFVTTVGPAVYLFGPQRGWLSRRDGARLLAASVGALALVVLAKGAFAEPRPPETVMRIPEEGNGFPSGHAMGSAAFYGALAALLDTGERTRRYAAAAGMIAFVSFTRLVLGVHYLADVVAGALVGAAFVAVLLALTRRRVGYGFGVAVATAAAAVVVVGPVEDPIAALGGTIGALAGWLLVTRRGALHDAVSVKVVVPVLAVLGGAAAFTLAFDVALPAVGVAHAAAGVAFVALPILGR, encoded by the coding sequence ATGAGCCTCGGCGGCCGGGACGCCGGCGTCACTGACGCGCTCGCCGGCGGCCTCCCGGACGCGTTAGTGCCGGTGTTCGTGGTGTTGACGTACCTCGGGAGCACGTGGTTCGTGACGACCGTCGGCCCGGCCGTCTACCTGTTCGGCCCGCAACGGGGCTGGCTGTCGCGGCGGGACGGCGCGCGCCTGCTCGCGGCGAGCGTCGGCGCGCTCGCGCTCGTCGTGCTCGCGAAGGGCGCGTTCGCGGAGCCGCGGCCGCCCGAGACCGTGATGCGAATCCCCGAGGAGGGCAACGGCTTCCCGAGCGGGCACGCGATGGGGTCGGCGGCGTTCTACGGCGCGCTCGCCGCGCTGCTCGACACCGGCGAGCGAACCCGCCGGTACGCGGCGGCCGCGGGGATGATCGCGTTCGTGTCGTTCACGCGGCTCGTGCTCGGCGTCCACTACCTCGCGGACGTCGTCGCGGGCGCGCTCGTGGGCGCGGCGTTCGTCGCCGTGCTGCTCGCGCTGACGCGGCGCCGCGTCGGCTACGGGTTCGGCGTCGCGGTCGCGACCGCCGCCGCCGCCGTCGTCGTCGTCGGCCCCGTCGAGGACCCGATCGCAGCACTCGGCGGGACGATCGGCGCGCTCGCCGGCTGGCTACTCGTCACCCGTCGCGGCGCGCTCCACGACGCGGTCTCCGTGAAAGTGGTAGTACCGGTGCTCGCCGTCCTCGGCGGCGCGGCCGCGTTCACGCTCGCGTTCGACGTCGCGCTGCCAGCGGTCGGCGTCGCACACGCCGCCGCCGGCGTGGCGTTCGTCGCACTCCCGATTCTCGGCCGGTAG
- a CDS encoding YihY/virulence factor BrkB family protein — protein MSPRVEDSTVTRIGNAVGVVRSVAETASDEQVTFLSAAVAYYAFVSLIPLLVLGVAVSTAVGSVGLVDAVVESMSQFLSTSGQEALRETLTSDRGRASASVASLLLLTWSALKLFRGLDVAFSKVYGADEVESLPEQIVDALIVLVTVPLAVAAAVVLAVVLPLLTVIPYVTAISGLTLPIALVLVFLPAYYVFPDVDMTVREALPGAVFAAIGWTLLAQGFRLYTAYAGGGEVYGILGGALLLVTWLYFGGIVITLGAVFNAVLSDRHGDDDSPEPEREPPNEAPDVAELGAEVEELRAELDAKTVSKSELQADLKQYVRQRLRRGKARGWGPYLVLLYGTAMTVGAFVYLSGGWAILAMLVVWLSTLGLYVLMVLFGVGFSAIGLPGRVADRWRSWRQ, from the coding sequence ATGTCGCCCCGCGTCGAAGACAGTACCGTGACACGAATCGGGAACGCCGTCGGCGTCGTGCGCAGCGTCGCAGAGACGGCGAGCGACGAGCAAGTGACGTTCCTCTCGGCCGCCGTCGCCTACTACGCGTTCGTCTCGCTGATCCCGCTACTGGTACTGGGCGTCGCGGTCAGCACGGCCGTCGGTAGCGTCGGGCTGGTCGACGCCGTCGTCGAGTCGATGTCGCAGTTCCTGTCGACCTCCGGCCAGGAGGCGCTCCGGGAGACGCTAACCAGCGACCGCGGCCGCGCGAGCGCGTCGGTGGCCAGCCTCCTGCTGTTGACGTGGTCGGCGCTCAAGCTGTTCCGCGGGCTCGACGTGGCGTTCTCGAAGGTGTACGGCGCCGACGAGGTCGAGTCGCTCCCCGAGCAGATCGTCGACGCCCTCATCGTCTTGGTGACGGTGCCGCTCGCGGTCGCCGCGGCGGTCGTGCTAGCCGTCGTCCTCCCGCTGCTCACCGTGATTCCGTACGTCACCGCCATCAGCGGGCTGACGCTGCCCATCGCGCTCGTGCTCGTGTTCCTGCCGGCGTACTACGTCTTCCCGGACGTCGACATGACCGTCCGCGAGGCGCTGCCGGGCGCGGTGTTCGCGGCGATCGGGTGGACGCTGCTCGCACAGGGCTTCCGCCTGTACACCGCGTACGCGGGCGGCGGCGAGGTGTACGGCATCCTCGGCGGTGCGCTCCTGTTGGTGACGTGGCTGTACTTCGGCGGCATCGTTATCACGCTCGGTGCGGTATTCAACGCCGTGCTGTCGGACCGACACGGAGACGACGACTCGCCGGAACCGGAACGTGAGCCGCCGAACGAGGCACCAGACGTCGCCGAGCTCGGCGCCGAGGTCGAGGAGCTGCGCGCGGAGCTCGACGCCAAGACCGTGAGCAAATCCGAGCTACAGGCCGACCTCAAGCAGTACGTCCGCCAGCGGCTGCGCCGCGGGAAGGCCCGCGGCTGGGGGCCGTACCTCGTGTTGCTGTACGGCACCGCGATGACCGTCGGAGCGTTCGTCTACCTCTCCGGCGGCTGGGCGATCCTGGCGATGCTCGTGGTGTGGCTCTCCACGCTCGGGCTGTACGTGCTGATGGTGCTGTTCGGCGTCGGCTTCAGCGCCATCGGACTGCCCGGCCGCGTCGCCGACCGCTGGCGGTCGTGGCGGCAATGA
- a CDS encoding tRNA (guanine(26)-N(2))-dimethyltransferase has translation MLVEEGRVTVEVPGESGGGEGAGDGVFFNPTQELNRDLTVAALSAYREREPRAETYLDAMAASGVRGVRAAEHGWTATLADLDPDAVALARENLSRNDLDGEVVERNVNSLLHDDGRFFDVVDLDPFGTPIPFADAAFANARNLVCVTATDTAPLCGAHFESGVRKYSAVPRNTEYHAEMGLRVLLSALARTAARYDVGVTPILSHVSDHYVRTYLDLSHRATDANNAIDELGYVYHCQECLHREHERGLIADPPESCAHCGGSQVLPAGPLWLGPAHDADFVAEVREHVTDYMGAAKRARKLLDTIEGELHEPTHYDQHRLYKRWSEPAVGMDEFLDSLRDAGLAASRTQFGGTTFKTDGSLADVEAAVRE, from the coding sequence ATGCTCGTCGAGGAAGGCCGCGTGACCGTCGAAGTCCCCGGGGAGTCCGGCGGCGGCGAGGGCGCCGGCGACGGCGTGTTCTTCAACCCGACCCAGGAGCTCAACCGGGACCTGACGGTCGCCGCGCTGTCGGCGTACCGGGAGCGCGAGCCGCGCGCGGAGACGTACCTCGACGCGATGGCCGCCAGCGGCGTCCGCGGCGTGCGCGCCGCCGAGCACGGCTGGACGGCGACGCTCGCGGACCTCGACCCCGACGCGGTCGCGCTCGCGCGGGAGAACCTCTCGCGCAACGACCTCGACGGCGAGGTCGTCGAGCGCAACGTCAACAGCCTCCTGCACGACGACGGCCGGTTCTTCGACGTGGTCGACCTCGACCCGTTCGGGACGCCGATCCCGTTCGCGGACGCGGCGTTCGCGAACGCGCGCAACCTCGTCTGCGTGACCGCGACCGACACCGCGCCGCTGTGTGGCGCGCACTTCGAGTCCGGCGTCCGGAAGTACTCGGCCGTCCCGCGGAACACCGAGTACCACGCGGAGATGGGGCTGCGCGTGCTGCTGTCCGCGCTCGCGCGCACCGCCGCGCGCTACGACGTCGGCGTCACGCCCATCCTCAGCCACGTCAGCGACCACTACGTGCGCACGTACCTCGACCTCTCGCACCGCGCGACGGACGCGAACAACGCCATCGACGAACTCGGCTACGTCTACCACTGCCAGGAGTGCCTGCACCGCGAGCACGAGCGCGGCCTGATTGCGGACCCGCCCGAGTCCTGCGCGCACTGCGGGGGCTCGCAGGTGCTGCCCGCGGGCCCGCTGTGGCTCGGGCCCGCCCACGACGCCGACTTCGTCGCCGAGGTGCGAGAGCACGTCACCGACTACATGGGGGCCGCCAAGCGCGCGCGGAAGCTCCTCGACACGATCGAGGGCGAGCTCCACGAACCCACGCACTACGACCAGCACCGCCTCTACAAGCGGTGGTCCGAGCCCGCCGTCGGTATGGACGAGTTCCTCGACTCGCTCCGGGACGCCGGCCTCGCCGCCTCCCGCACCCAGTTCGGCGGCACGACGTTCAAGACCGACGGGTCGCTCGCGGACGTCGAGGCCGCGGTGCGCGAGTAG
- the aceB gene encoding malate synthase AceB — translation MSTERHYDREFVRTFFTTPTAVEGEDDSAKMLRSAAGLSGMEAPDVWVPDNEDATAPSMREEGAENIVEVVSEHGADFPGEIHPRVVWHRDSPGARRRGFEQIRTIADPDGGAVEHVDGFVIPEVGDVDDWKKADEAITVVEHEHGLEEGSLSMSVIVESGAAELAMGDLREEMGKPSNNLERMFLLVDGEVDYTKDMRAMTPTGELPPWAELRHNTSRGAAAAGLVAVDGPYDDIRDVDGYRERMRDNRSKGMTGIWSLTPEQVEVANAAPLPPETGSWLLDVGGREVELDAEDGRQVYDGDDLDLEENGDTYVLRARGDERELDEDELREELLDRTAYVPSMSDIVDSMEEFEAAKEAGKGAIAMTQSATLDVDGVEVDLSKDRMWDEATYQAAQTPITLFQDVYEHRPDQHDELEAKYGSDVVERATDVGN, via the coding sequence ATGAGTACCGAGCGACACTACGACCGCGAGTTCGTGCGCACGTTCTTCACGACGCCGACCGCGGTCGAAGGCGAAGACGACTCCGCGAAGATGCTGCGTAGCGCCGCCGGACTCAGCGGGATGGAGGCCCCCGACGTCTGGGTGCCGGACAACGAGGACGCCACCGCGCCGTCGATGCGCGAGGAGGGCGCCGAGAACATCGTCGAGGTGGTGAGCGAGCACGGCGCCGACTTCCCCGGGGAGATCCACCCGCGGGTGGTCTGGCACCGCGACAGCCCGGGCGCCCGCCGCCGCGGCTTCGAGCAGATTCGCACCATCGCCGACCCCGACGGCGGCGCCGTCGAGCACGTCGACGGCTTCGTGATTCCCGAGGTTGGCGACGTCGACGACTGGAAGAAGGCCGACGAGGCCATCACCGTCGTCGAGCACGAGCACGGCCTCGAGGAGGGCAGCCTCTCGATGTCCGTCATCGTCGAGAGCGGCGCCGCCGAGCTCGCGATGGGCGACCTCCGCGAGGAGATGGGCAAGCCGTCGAACAACCTCGAACGCATGTTCCTGCTCGTGGACGGCGAGGTCGACTACACGAAGGACATGCGCGCGATGACGCCCACCGGCGAACTGCCGCCGTGGGCGGAACTCCGCCACAACACCTCGCGGGGCGCCGCTGCCGCCGGCCTCGTCGCCGTCGACGGCCCGTACGACGACATCCGCGACGTCGACGGCTACCGCGAGCGCATGCGGGACAACCGCTCGAAGGGGATGACCGGCATCTGGTCGCTCACCCCCGAACAGGTCGAGGTGGCCAACGCCGCGCCGCTCCCGCCGGAGACCGGGAGCTGGCTGCTCGACGTCGGCGGCCGCGAGGTCGAACTCGACGCCGAGGACGGCCGCCAGGTGTACGACGGCGACGACCTCGACCTGGAGGAGAACGGCGACACCTACGTCCTCCGCGCGCGCGGCGACGAGCGCGAACTCGACGAGGACGAGCTCCGCGAGGAGCTGCTCGACCGGACCGCGTACGTCCCGAGCATGAGCGACATCGTCGACTCCATGGAGGAGTTCGAGGCCGCCAAGGAGGCGGGCAAGGGCGCCATCGCGATGACCCAGTCCGCCACCCTCGACGTCGACGGCGTCGAGGTCGACCTCAGCAAGGACCGCATGTGGGACGAAGCCACCTACCAGGCCGCGCAGACGCCCATCACGCTGTTCCAGGACGTCTACGAGCACCGGCCCGACCAGCACGACGAGCTCGAAGCGAAGTACGGCAGCGACGTCGTCGAGCGCGCGACCGACGTCGGGAACTAG
- a CDS encoding isocitrate lyase/PEP mutase family protein: MSDDYPDYTHRDLDNPAGREFRDLLANDDPYVFAPGLYHALDARLAERAGLDAVYMSGYSTVLGQFGFPDLEMVSMTEMVENAKRIVDATDLPVIADADTGYGGVHNVRRAVREYEKAGVAAIHIEDQTTPKRCGHIAGKEVVSQEKARSRFEAAVDAKQSEDTVIIARIDSYGSANGSWEDHLERGRIYADAGADLVWPEMPDPSREDAVEYAETIHETHPDLDLAFNYSSSFAWSEEDDPLTFEELGDLGYEYIFITLYGLHSGAHAVYEDMENIANNAEQAQFDLEDRYLGHETESHHDLSLVSRYQDIETQFDPEARRRMEESEGFTEDESDPITADEATPEAGQDD, from the coding sequence ATGAGTGACGACTACCCCGACTACACGCACCGAGACCTCGACAACCCCGCAGGCCGCGAGTTCCGCGACCTGCTCGCAAACGACGACCCCTACGTGTTCGCGCCCGGGCTCTACCACGCCCTCGACGCGCGGCTCGCCGAGCGCGCCGGCCTGGACGCCGTCTACATGAGCGGCTACTCCACGGTCCTCGGGCAGTTCGGCTTCCCGGACCTCGAGATGGTGTCGATGACCGAGATGGTCGAGAACGCCAAGCGCATCGTCGACGCCACCGACCTCCCCGTCATCGCGGACGCCGACACCGGCTACGGCGGCGTCCACAACGTCCGGCGCGCGGTCCGCGAGTACGAGAAGGCCGGCGTCGCCGCCATCCACATCGAGGACCAGACGACGCCCAAGCGCTGCGGCCACATCGCCGGGAAGGAAGTCGTCTCCCAGGAGAAGGCGCGCTCGCGCTTCGAGGCCGCCGTCGACGCCAAGCAGAGCGAGGACACGGTCATCATCGCTCGCATCGACTCGTACGGCTCCGCGAACGGCAGCTGGGAGGACCACCTCGAACGCGGCCGCATCTACGCGGACGCCGGCGCCGACCTCGTCTGGCCGGAGATGCCCGACCCGTCCCGCGAGGACGCCGTCGAGTACGCCGAGACCATCCACGAGACCCACCCGGACCTCGATCTGGCGTTCAACTACTCGTCGTCGTTCGCGTGGAGCGAGGAAGACGACCCGCTGACGTTCGAGGAGCTCGGCGACCTCGGCTACGAGTACATCTTCATCACCCTCTACGGCCTGCACTCGGGCGCACACGCCGTCTACGAGGACATGGAGAACATCGCGAACAACGCCGAGCAGGCGCAGTTCGACCTCGAAGACCGTTACCTCGGCCACGAGACCGAGTCCCACCACGACCTCTCGCTGGTCAGCCGCTACCAGGACATCGAGACCCAGTTCGACCCCGAGGCCCGTCGCCGCATGGAGGAGTCCGAGGGGTTCACCGAGGACGAGAGCGACCCCATCACGGCCGACGAGGCGACGCCGGAAGCCGGCCAGGACGACTGA
- the hisH gene encoding imidazole glycerol phosphate synthase subunit HisH, protein MSISSTDQTTASVVVVDYGLGNLRSVTRGLERANADITISDDPGALDDADGIVLPGVGAFGDGMENAGPFRDALTDAAEEGRPLFGICLGMQMLLTESEEAEREGQGDVKGLDLIPGRNRRFTGDVKVPHMGWNELDVTRDHPLVDGVDGQYAYFVHSYYAEPEDGGHVVAETDYGETFPSIVANDEGNVFGTQFHPEKSGETGLQILRNFVDICADQ, encoded by the coding sequence ATGAGTATCTCGTCGACCGACCAGACGACGGCGTCCGTCGTGGTCGTGGACTACGGGCTGGGGAACCTCCGGAGTGTCACGCGCGGGCTCGAGCGCGCGAACGCGGACATCACGATCTCCGACGATCCGGGCGCGCTCGACGACGCAGACGGCATCGTGCTGCCGGGCGTCGGCGCGTTCGGCGACGGCATGGAGAACGCGGGGCCGTTCCGGGACGCGCTCACCGACGCCGCCGAGGAGGGGCGGCCGCTGTTCGGTATCTGTCTGGGGATGCAGATGCTGCTCACGGAGAGCGAGGAGGCCGAACGCGAGGGGCAGGGCGACGTGAAGGGGTTAGACCTGATTCCGGGGCGGAACCGCCGGTTCACGGGCGACGTGAAGGTCCCGCACATGGGCTGGAACGAGCTCGACGTGACGCGCGACCACCCGCTCGTCGACGGCGTCGACGGCCAGTACGCGTACTTCGTCCACTCCTACTACGCCGAGCCCGAGGACGGCGGCCACGTCGTCGCGGAGACCGACTACGGCGAGACGTTCCCGTCCATCGTCGCGAACGACGAGGGCAACGTCTTCGGTACGCAGTTCCACCCGGAGAAGTCCGGGGAGACGGGGCTCCAGATCCTCCGGAACTTCGTGGACATCTGCGCCGACCAGTAG
- a CDS encoding phosphate/phosphite/phosphonate ABC transporter substrate-binding protein codes for MAGRRNFLKIAGATGIAGLTGLAGCTGDGSGGDGDGGSGTTESNGTTAGTTESGAAELTFTLTPAESEVDVKQQYQPMFDYLESEADVEITSSVAADYAAVYSSLESGQTDVADAAPAIAIQSADNDVAEVAGIRIAYGAAKYFSLITTTTDSDIEELADLEGETVAFADRLSTSGSIFPLYMLNEAGLDTGGAPNGTPNDFEGQWSDHSQARETLINRDPVKAAGTGAFSTATHVPKDQFPQQFLDMSAENDGDLGTEDPDLDLIATSDPIPRAPILIRTGLDETVKSDVTDALLSATEEDLINEDLGDDQQLWFTGLEEGTVDDYQPVRDAFDALGVELGDA; via the coding sequence ATGGCGGGACGACGCAACTTCCTCAAAATCGCAGGCGCGACAGGTATCGCTGGACTCACTGGACTCGCTGGCTGCACTGGTGACGGCAGCGGCGGCGACGGCGACGGTGGGAGCGGCACGACCGAGAGCAACGGGACGACCGCCGGCACGACCGAGAGCGGCGCGGCCGAACTCACGTTCACGCTCACGCCGGCCGAGTCCGAGGTCGACGTCAAGCAGCAGTACCAGCCGATGTTCGACTACCTCGAGTCCGAGGCGGACGTCGAAATCACCTCCAGCGTCGCGGCGGACTACGCCGCGGTGTACTCCTCGCTGGAGTCCGGCCAGACGGACGTCGCGGACGCCGCCCCGGCGATCGCCATCCAGAGCGCTGACAACGACGTCGCGGAAGTTGCGGGCATCCGCATCGCGTACGGCGCCGCGAAGTACTTCTCGCTCATCACCACGACGACGGACAGCGACATCGAGGAGCTCGCCGACCTCGAGGGCGAGACGGTCGCGTTCGCCGACCGGCTCTCCACGAGCGGCTCCATCTTCCCGCTGTACATGCTCAACGAAGCGGGCCTCGACACGGGCGGCGCGCCCAACGGTACGCCCAACGACTTCGAGGGCCAGTGGTCGGACCACTCCCAGGCCCGCGAGACCCTCATCAACCGCGACCCCGTGAAGGCCGCCGGCACCGGCGCGTTCTCCACGGCGACCCACGTCCCCAAGGACCAGTTCCCCCAGCAGTTCCTCGATATGTCCGCGGAGAACGACGGCGACCTCGGCACCGAGGACCCGGACCTCGACCTGATCGCGACCTCGGACCCGATTCCGCGCGCGCCCATCCTCATCCGGACGGGACTCGACGAGACCGTCAAGTCCGACGTGACCGACGCTCTGCTGAGCGCCACCGAGGAGGACCTCATCAACGAGGACCTCGGCGACGACCAGCAGCTCTGGTTCACGGGACTCGAAGAGGGTACCGTCGACGACTACCAGCCGGTCCGTGACGCCTTCGACGCGCTCGGCGTCGAACTCGGCGACGCGTAA
- the phnC gene encoding phosphonate ABC transporter ATP-binding protein has product MIEVSNLSKSYGDIQAVDDVSFTIPDGEFVVVLGESGAGKSTLLRCLNGITEPTEGTITINGDPVEGPRDDVAMVFQQHYLIEEMSAYNNSLTGALGRTTFFNSLLGRYTEADKYEALRALETVGLLDESGQSVGQMSGGQQQRVGIARALVQKPNLLLADEPVASLDPASAEQVMAYIRQAADERGLSTLASLHQVNIAREFGERFLGMKDGEVIFDGYREDLTVDIIDEIYGAIETEAIRTEAEA; this is encoded by the coding sequence ATGATCGAAGTCTCAAATCTGAGCAAATCCTACGGCGACATTCAAGCTGTCGACGACGTCTCGTTCACGATCCCCGACGGTGAGTTCGTCGTCGTGCTCGGCGAGTCCGGCGCGGGGAAGTCCACGCTCCTGCGCTGTCTCAACGGCATCACCGAGCCGACGGAGGGGACGATTACCATCAACGGTGACCCCGTCGAGGGGCCCCGGGACGACGTCGCGATGGTGTTCCAGCAGCACTACCTCATCGAGGAGATGAGCGCGTACAACAACTCCCTCACGGGCGCGCTCGGTCGCACGACGTTCTTCAACAGCCTCCTCGGCCGCTACACCGAGGCGGACAAGTACGAGGCGCTGCGCGCGCTCGAAACCGTCGGCTTGCTCGACGAATCCGGGCAGTCAGTCGGGCAGATGAGCGGCGGCCAGCAGCAACGCGTCGGCATCGCTCGCGCGCTCGTCCAGAAACCGAACCTCCTGCTCGCCGACGAGCCGGTCGCGAGCCTCGACCCGGCGTCCGCCGAGCAAGTGATGGCGTACATCCGGCAGGCCGCCGACGAGCGCGGCCTGTCGACGCTCGCGAGCCTCCACCAGGTGAACATCGCTCGCGAGTTCGGGGAGCGGTTCCTCGGCATGAAGGACGGCGAGGTCATCTTCGACGGCTACCGCGAGGACCTCACTGTCGACATCATCGACGAGATCTACGGCGCGATCGAGACTGAAGCGATTCGCACGGAGGCGGAAGCATGA